One window from the genome of Streptococcus salivarius encodes:
- a CDS encoding DUF3021 domain-containing protein — translation MKKQFFKSGTSGILIGLAVSMIMSLIWAPSYMPLNPHSAIGQWMTSHQVHGSIVLAYCLITWFAIGILFEVASYIFRKAEWSLLRATLTHYTLTCLGFIPLATLSGWFPLRLTFYLELVIEFSLIYLLVWVFSYWKMKKDIEQLNQELKHL, via the coding sequence ATGAAAAAACAATTTTTTAAATCAGGCACAAGTGGCATCCTTATTGGATTAGCTGTATCTATGATTATGTCTCTTATCTGGGCGCCAAGCTACATGCCTCTTAATCCTCACTCAGCCATTGGGCAATGGATGACATCACATCAGGTTCACGGATCTATAGTATTGGCCTACTGCCTCATCACTTGGTTTGCTATCGGTATTCTTTTTGAAGTCGCTAGTTATATCTTCCGTAAGGCTGAGTGGAGTTTGCTTCGTGCAACCCTCACTCACTACACCTTGACCTGTCTAGGTTTCATCCCACTAGCTACCCTCAGCGGATGGTTCCCTCTACGTTTGACTTTCTACTTGGAGCTAGTCATTGAATTCAGCCTTATCTATCTCCTCGTTTGGGTTTTCTCTTATTGGAAAATGAAAAAGGATATTGAACAACTCAACCAAGAATTGAAACACCTATAA
- a CDS encoding LytTR family DNA-binding domain-containing protein: MKIKVQIDSVFQEETLQIQAPSRTPKIQQVVEFVESLDDNHRLKGKKDGETYLIEPKAISRIYIENRQVLAETIQGEYPLGLRLYQVLEKLPSYFIKISQSEIVNLKEIERFNITPNGLVEIHLKNKETTYSSRRYLKAIKEKLQ, from the coding sequence ATGAAAATAAAAGTTCAGATTGACTCGGTATTTCAAGAAGAGACGTTGCAGATTCAGGCACCTAGTCGGACGCCAAAGATTCAGCAAGTCGTCGAGTTTGTCGAAAGTTTGGATGACAACCACCGACTCAAAGGAAAAAAAGATGGAGAAACTTATCTTATCGAACCCAAAGCTATTTCCAGAATTTACATCGAAAATCGACAAGTTCTAGCTGAAACTATTCAAGGAGAGTACCCCTTAGGCTTACGTCTCTATCAAGTTTTAGAAAAACTGCCATCTTACTTTATCAAAATTTCACAATCAGAGATTGTCAACCTCAAAGAAATTGAACGCTTCAACATCACCCCTAACGGCCTCGTAGAAATTCACCTTAAAAACAAGGAAACTACCTACTCATCACGCCGTTACCTCAAAGCAATAAAGGAGAAATTACAATGA
- the mutL gene encoding DNA mismatch repair endonuclease MutL: MPKIIELPEVLANQIAAGEVVERPASVVKELVENAIDAGSTQITIEVEESGLSKIQITDNGEGMAQSDVAMSLRRHATSKIKNQGDLFRIRTLGFRGEALPSIASISHLTIVTAADGEAYGTKLVAKGGEIESQDPISTPVGTKITVENLFYNTPARLKYMKSLQAELAHIVDVVNRLSLAHPEVAFTLLNDGRQLTQTSGTGDLRQAIAGIYGLTTAKKMVEISNSDLDFEVSGYVSLPELTRANRNYITILINGRYIKNFLLNRAIFDGYGSKLMVGRFPIAVIDIQIDPYLADVNVHPTKQEVRISKEKELMALISSAIAQSLREQDLIPDALENLAKSSTRGATKPVQTSLPLKQTNLYYDSSRNDFFVKPETVQEDIKPLVSESPVSSVENKPQPSVKQAQRSADESDSEHEKLDYKNKSKMKRMLENLDNEETSTFPELEFFGQMHGTYLFAQGQGGLYIIDQHAAQERVKYEYYRENIGEVDSSLQQLLVPYLFEFSGSDYISLQEKMPLLNQVGIYLEPYGNNTFILREHPIWMKEEEIESAVYEMCDMLLLTNEVSVKTYRAELAIMMSCKRSIKANHALDDYSARDLLVQLAQCKNPYNCPHGRPVLVNFTKSDMEKMFRRIQENHTSLRDLGKY; encoded by the coding sequence ATGCCAAAAATCATCGAATTGCCTGAAGTTCTAGCCAATCAGATTGCTGCTGGAGAGGTCGTAGAGCGACCAGCTAGTGTAGTTAAAGAGCTGGTGGAAAATGCTATTGATGCAGGCAGCACCCAGATTACCATTGAAGTTGAAGAATCAGGCCTCTCAAAAATTCAAATTACAGACAATGGCGAAGGAATGGCTCAATCTGATGTAGCTATGAGTTTGCGCCGTCATGCAACAAGTAAAATCAAAAATCAAGGAGACCTCTTTCGTATTCGAACTCTTGGTTTTCGAGGTGAGGCCCTGCCATCAATAGCTTCTATCAGTCATCTTACCATTGTGACGGCGGCTGATGGAGAAGCCTATGGAACTAAACTGGTTGCCAAGGGTGGGGAAATTGAGAGTCAGGATCCTATTTCAACACCAGTTGGAACAAAGATTACCGTTGAAAACTTATTTTATAATACCCCTGCTCGTCTCAAGTATATGAAGAGTTTACAGGCCGAGTTGGCTCATATTGTCGATGTTGTCAATCGTCTGAGTCTAGCTCATCCCGAAGTTGCCTTCACCTTGCTTAATGACGGTCGTCAGTTGACACAGACCTCAGGTACTGGAGACCTCCGTCAAGCTATTGCCGGGATTTATGGTTTGACAACGGCTAAAAAAATGGTGGAAATTTCAAATTCTGACCTTGATTTTGAAGTTTCTGGCTATGTCAGCCTTCCTGAATTAACTCGTGCAAATCGTAACTACATCACAATTCTCATTAACGGACGCTATATAAAAAACTTCCTGCTTAACCGTGCTATTTTTGATGGTTATGGTTCTAAACTCATGGTAGGACGCTTCCCTATTGCGGTTATTGATATTCAAATTGATCCCTATTTGGCTGATGTCAATGTTCACCCAACAAAGCAGGAAGTACGTATCTCTAAAGAAAAAGAGCTCATGGCCCTTATCAGCTCTGCTATTGCTCAAAGTCTTAGAGAGCAGGATTTAATTCCAGATGCCCTTGAAAATCTAGCCAAGTCAAGTACTAGAGGTGCAACTAAGCCAGTTCAGACGAGTCTCCCACTCAAACAAACCAATCTTTACTATGATAGCAGTCGTAATGATTTCTTTGTCAAACCAGAGACAGTCCAAGAGGATATCAAACCACTCGTGTCAGAGTCTCCAGTTTCATCGGTAGAAAACAAACCGCAACCTTCTGTTAAACAAGCACAACGTTCAGCAGATGAAAGTGATAGTGAACACGAAAAACTTGATTATAAAAACAAGTCGAAAATGAAGCGCATGCTTGAAAATCTGGACAATGAGGAAACCTCAACCTTCCCTGAGTTGGAGTTTTTTGGTCAAATGCATGGAACCTATCTCTTTGCTCAAGGACAAGGTGGACTTTACATCATTGACCAGCATGCTGCCCAAGAACGTGTCAAGTATGAGTACTATCGCGAAAATATTGGTGAGGTTGACAGTAGTTTACAACAGCTTTTGGTTCCCTATCTCTTTGAATTTTCAGGTTCGGATTACATTAGTTTACAAGAAAAAATGCCTCTTCTTAATCAGGTTGGTATCTATTTAGAGCCTTATGGGAATAACACCTTCATTCTTCGTGAACATCCTATCTGGATGAAGGAAGAAGAGATTGAATCTGCAGTCTATGAGATGTGCGACATGCTTCTTTTGACGAATGAAGTGTCTGTTAAGACCTACCGTGCTGAGTTAGCCATCATGATGAGTTGCAAACGTTCAATCAAGGCCAATCATGCTCTCGATGATTACTCTGCGCGTGACCTTCTAGTACAGCTTGCACAGTGTAAAAACCCCTACAATTGCCCTCACGGACGTCCTGTACTTGTCAACTTTACAAAGTCTGATATGGAAAAAATGTTCCGTCGAATTCAAGAAAATCATACTAGTCTACGTGACCTAGGGAAGTATTAA